A section of the Hyalangium minutum genome encodes:
- the nagZ gene encoding beta-N-acetylhexosaminidase, which translates to MSSERVETLLAGLSLESRVGQLMMVGFYGTEVDEDVEELVRGHRVGGVCLFKHNVRDASQVARLNDGLRRLLVDHIPPFLALDQEGGNVVRVQDQVVVLPSNMALGATRSPELAYSAGRAQGEDLRRLGFNMNLAPVLDVNLNPRNPVIGVRSYGDSVPLVSELGRAFVKGQQDAGLVTVAKHFPGHGATDADSHTSLPIMEETREEVLAQMEPFRAVIQDGLDGLMTAHVAIPRLTGNDVPATLSPQVLDGLLRQELGFDGLVLTDEMEMEAIAQRYGVGRAAVLAVKAGADMVLVPWQPEKKIEVYEHLLAAARSGDLPAARLEQAVRRILTAKLRRGLFETPPVLEQRLSNPPPPGNGEVAHLIARASVTLLRTDGRHFPLSPSTRIAVITAEPSLGEAILSRSPRASVLNVPAYPAESRRAALRQKARKAALKADVVVVGMINSRQAELVTMAAATGKPVVVVSMGLPYLVEMVDEARAVLAVYSYQPASTSAAAAALFGEIGTPGRLPVHLRMFSFGHGLDPVGQKQAEAAQGAAR; encoded by the coding sequence GTGTCCTCGGAGCGGGTAGAGACCCTGCTGGCGGGCCTCTCCCTGGAGTCCCGGGTGGGACAGCTGATGATGGTGGGCTTCTACGGCACCGAGGTGGACGAGGACGTGGAGGAGCTGGTCCGAGGCCACCGGGTGGGTGGGGTCTGCCTCTTCAAGCACAACGTCCGCGACGCCAGTCAGGTGGCGCGGCTCAATGACGGGCTCCGGCGGCTGCTGGTCGATCACATCCCCCCCTTCCTCGCGTTGGATCAAGAGGGAGGCAACGTGGTGCGCGTGCAGGACCAGGTGGTGGTGCTGCCCAGCAACATGGCCCTGGGCGCCACTCGCTCGCCCGAGCTGGCCTACTCAGCAGGTAGGGCCCAGGGGGAGGACCTGAGACGGTTGGGGTTCAACATGAACCTGGCCCCCGTACTGGATGTGAACCTCAACCCGCGCAACCCCGTCATCGGCGTGCGCTCGTATGGGGACAGCGTGCCCCTGGTCTCCGAGCTGGGCCGAGCCTTCGTGAAGGGGCAGCAGGACGCGGGGCTCGTCACCGTGGCCAAGCACTTCCCCGGACATGGGGCCACGGACGCGGACAGCCACACGTCGCTGCCCATCATGGAGGAGACGCGCGAGGAGGTGCTGGCGCAGATGGAGCCCTTCCGCGCCGTCATCCAGGACGGGCTGGACGGGCTGATGACGGCCCATGTGGCCATCCCCCGCCTCACCGGGAATGACGTGCCCGCCACCTTGAGCCCCCAGGTGCTGGACGGGCTGCTGCGCCAGGAGCTGGGCTTTGACGGGCTGGTGCTCACCGACGAGATGGAGATGGAGGCCATTGCCCAGCGCTACGGCGTGGGCCGCGCGGCGGTGCTGGCGGTGAAGGCCGGCGCGGACATGGTGCTGGTGCCCTGGCAGCCGGAGAAGAAGATCGAAGTCTATGAGCACCTGCTCGCCGCCGCGCGGAGCGGAGACCTGCCCGCCGCGCGCCTGGAGCAGGCCGTGCGCCGCATCCTCACCGCCAAGCTGCGCCGGGGCCTCTTCGAGACGCCGCCCGTTCTGGAGCAGCGGCTCTCCAACCCGCCGCCTCCGGGCAATGGCGAGGTGGCCCACCTCATTGCCCGCGCCTCGGTCACGCTGCTGCGCACGGATGGGCGGCACTTCCCGCTGTCCCCGTCCACGCGCATCGCCGTCATCACCGCCGAGCCCTCGCTGGGCGAGGCCATCCTCTCCCGCTCCCCTCGGGCCTCCGTGCTCAATGTCCCCGCATACCCGGCAGAGAGCCGCCGTGCCGCGCTGCGCCAGAAGGCCCGGAAGGCGGCGCTCAAGGCAGACGTGGTGGTGGTGGGGATGATCAATTCCCGGCAGGCCGAGCTCGTCACCATGGCCGCCGCCACCGGCAAGCCCGTGGTCGTCGTCTCCATGGGCCTGCCGTATCTGGTGGAGATGGTGGACGAGGCCCGCGCGGTGCTCGCGGTCTACTCGTACCAGCCCGCCTCCACCTCCGCCGCAGCCGCCGCCCTCTTCGGAGAGATCGGCACGCCGGGGCGGCTGCCCGTGCACCTGCGCATGTTCAGCTTCGGTCACGGCCTGGATCCGGTGGGACAGAAGCAGGCCGAGGCCGCGCAGGGCGCCGCGCGCTGA
- a CDS encoding PTS sugar transporter subunit IIA, which translates to MRISEFLSPQAVIADMQARTKPEVLRELSGALVRAHPQLQEDRLVEVLREREKLGSTGIGEGVAIPHGKLPGMTQLLATFGVSKQGLDFEAIDGKPTHLFFALVAPENSAGVHLKALARISRLFKNPRFRAAILEAPSAADIHALIVQEDARP; encoded by the coding sequence GTGAGAATCTCCGAGTTCCTCAGCCCTCAAGCCGTCATCGCGGACATGCAGGCGCGCACCAAGCCCGAGGTGCTGCGCGAGCTGAGCGGGGCGCTCGTGCGCGCCCACCCCCAGCTGCAGGAGGACCGGCTGGTGGAGGTGCTGCGCGAGCGCGAGAAGCTCGGCTCCACCGGCATCGGCGAGGGGGTGGCCATCCCCCACGGCAAGCTCCCCGGCATGACGCAGCTGCTCGCCACCTTCGGTGTCTCCAAGCAGGGCCTGGACTTCGAGGCGATTGACGGCAAGCCCACCCACCTCTTCTTCGCGCTGGTGGCCCCGGAGAACAGTGCCGGTGTGCACCTCAAGGCACTGGCCCGCATCTCCCGCCTCTTCAAGAACCCCCGGTTCCGGGCCGCCATCCTCGAGGCCCCCTCCGCCGCGGATATCCACGCGCTCATCGTCCAGGAAGACGCCCGGCCCTGA